A stretch of DNA from Nocardioides sp. Arc9.136:
CGGGAGGTCGATGTCGTCGGCGAGCAGGTCGCGCAGCCGGCGCAGGGCCCGGCCGGTGCGGTTCTTCACCGCCGACTCGGTGAGGTGGAGGTGGGCGGCCGTGGTGGCGACGCTGGCGTCGTGCCAGAAGCGCAGCACCACCACGGCCCGGTCGAGCGGGGCGAGCTCGGCCAGGGCGGCCATCAGCGTGACCCGGTCGGCGACGTCGGCAGACGGCGTGGCGGTGCCGGCAGCGTCCCGTCCGGGCAGCTCCCCGACCGGCAGCTCACCGCTGCGACGCAGCCGCCGGTCGGAGAGGAACGTGTTGAGCAGGATGCGGTGGCAGTAGGCCACCGGGTCGTCGGCGGTGCGCAGCCGCCGCCAGCCGGCGAAGGCCTTGGCGAGCGTGGTCTGCAGCAGGTCCTCGGCGGCGTGGGGCGAGGTGGTCAGCAGGTAGGCGCTCCGGTAGAGCCGGTCGGAGTGCAGGACCACGAACTCGGTGAACTCCGTGTCGTCCCGGCCGCGCACACGCACGGTGTCTCCTCCCTGCCGGGGCCAGTACACCGAGAAGACGCGCCAGGGCCCCGCCGAGGTCTCACGCGACCTCGCGCGGCCCGGTCACCCGCCCTGTTGGTCCGGCTCCTCGTGCGACGCAGGGGCGTCCGGAGCCGCCACCGGGGGCTCGGGGAGCTCGGCCATGACCACGGCGTCCGGGACGACGGTCGGGTCGATCCAGATCCTGGTGGCGCCCGCCCGGAGCAGGGCCTGCTCGACGGCGGTCAGCACGGCGTCGGCGAGGTGCGCGGGGACCTCGCTCGGCACGGTCAGGACGTGGTGCACAGCCACGGCGTCACCCATCTGTGCGGCGGCACGGGTTCGTGGTGCGCCACCCGGGCCAGCTGCGGCGTCGGGTGGCATCGGTCGTTGCGCGGGACATGGTCCCGCAAGGCAGGACGGCGGCGAGCGGCGGGGTCGGTCATCCCGGGGGCACGCGGTCGGCTCGAAGCCGGCGTCGCGCTGCAGGAGCAGCCGGAGGTGCCACTGGCGGTCCGACCCGGTCACCGGTCAGGACTCGTCCTCGCCGGCCGCTCCGTCCTCGCCGGCCGCGCCGCCCTTCCCGGCCTCCGCGTAGGACCGGACCACCGAGACGCTGAGCGGGAAGTCCAGTGCCGCGCCGGGGAAGAGCAGGCGCCCGGCCGCGGCGGCCGCCTCGGTCACCTCCGCGACGACGGCCGCGGCGAGACCGGCCGGGGCGTGGACGACGACCTCGTCGTGCAGGAAGAGGACCAGGTGCGGGCGCGACGTCACCGGCCCGGTGCCGCCCAGCCGCCAGAGCCGGTTGCGCAGGTCGGCGATCCAGCACAGCGCCCACTCCGCGCCGGTGCCCTGGACGACGAAGTTTCGGGTGAAACGGCCGTGCGCCCGCCGCCGGCGCGCCTCGCCGTCCGGGTCGAGCGGCGGGTCGTCCGGGTCCCGGTCCCAGGCGTCACCGAGGCCCGGCGAGCCCCGTCCGAGCAGCGTGCGGACCACCTCGCCGCGCTCCCCCGCGCGTGCGGCCGCCTCGACCAGGCCGAAGGCTGCCGGGTAGCGCCGGGTCAGCTCGGCGACCATCCGTCCGCTCTCCCCGCTCGTCGCGCCGTACATCGCCCCGAGCAGGCCGAGCTTGGCGTCGTTGCGGCTCGCGACCGCCCCGTCGTCGACCATCCCCTGGTAGAGGTCGGCTCCGCGCGCCGAGCGGGCCAGGGCACGGTCGCCGCTCATCCCGGCCAGCACGCGGGGCTCGAGCTGCGCCACGTCGGCGACGACGAGGACCCAGCCCTCGTCGGCGACGGCGGCGGACCGCACCTGGACCGGGAACGACAGCGCGCCGCCACCGTTGGAGGACCAGCGGCCGGTGGCCGAGCCCGCCGGCTGGTACGACGGGCGGAAGCGCCCGTCCCGGACCCACTGGTCGATCCAGGACCAGCCGTTGGTGGAGAACAGGTGGGCCAGCCGCTTGTAGCGCAGCAACGGTTCGATGCCCGGGTGGTCGACGCGGCGCAGCGTCCCCGCCCGGGTGTCGGTGACGTCCAGCCCGGCCCGGCGCAGCGCGGCGAGCAGCTCGAGCCGCGAGTCCGGGTTGAGGCCGGGGGCGTCGAACGCGGCGCGCACCTCGCCCGCGAGCGCCTCGAGCCGCTGCGGCCGGGCCCCGCGCGGTGGCCGCGGCCCGAGCAGGTCGACGAGCAGCCGCTCGTGGACGTCGGTGCGCCAGGGCACCCCGGCCCACGTCATCTCCGCCGCGACGAGCGCGCCCGCGGACTCCGCCGCGAGCAGCAGCCCGAGCCTGGCAGGTTCCGGCGAGGCGGTGGCCGCGGCGAGCTGGCGGGCGTCCTCGAGGTCGGCGCGGAGGTGCTCGGCGGTGTCCTCGACCGCGAACAGCGCGGGGTCCGACGGGGCGCTCGGCGCGAGCCGGTCCCAGTGCTCGGCCTCGTCCCCGGCCAGCAGGCGCACGTCCACCGCCGGCGCGCGGCGCAGCACCCGGCGGGCCAGGCGCAGGTCGTGGCACCGCTCCACCCGCACCCCGGCGGCGAGCAGCGGCGGGTACCACCGCGCGGTGTCGTCCCACACCCACCGGGGCCCGTCCGCGGCCTCGCGCTCGGCGACGTACGCCGCCAGGTCGGCCGCGTCGAGCACCCGCTCGCGCTCGCCGGGAGGGCCGTCCCCGACGACGAGCACCCGCTCCCCCGGCAGGCGCGCGAGACGGATCCGGACCACGGGCACACCCTGTCACCCGGCCCCGACACCACACCGCGCAGCCGGGTCCGCGACGGAGGTCAGGACCGCACGCCGGGGAGGTGCGTGACCGCGCGAGCGGGGCGGACCCGGTGGTCGGCGCTCGCGCGGAGCAGCAGGTAGCCGATCGCCTGCACCGTCGCGCTCGACGGGGCGCCCCGCCCGGCGTACGTGCCGGCGTCCGCGGAGAGGAGGAGCAGGGTCGCCGGCACCCCGCGGATCGGTGGCAGGCCCACCGACCAGGCCGACCGGACCTGCTGCCGCAACGCGGCCCGGGTCCACGGCGGGCACTCGAGGTCCAGCCGGGTGTCGTCGAGGACCGCGGCCAGCCCCTCGGGCAGCGGCTCGTGGCCGAAGCCGCAGCCGTGGCGCTCCACGACCTCGTCGAGCACCCGCAGCGCCCGGCTGGTCGCCGCGAGCCGGACCGGTCGACGCCCCGGGGGGTGCACCGCGATGCCGGCGTGGTCCGCGGCGAGGTGCGCCACCGACCAGGCCGCCGCGTGGCCGGAGGCCTCGCGCAGGCTCGTCGAGCGGGCGACCGCCTCACGCAGCGGCCGAAGGTCGGGCTTGGCCATGTCGTCCTCCTCCCCGGCCCCTCGGCCGGCACGCTGGGATCGATGGCGGCGGCCCGGCCCGCGCCCGGGAGCGCGGGCCGGGTCCGCCGGTCAGCCGGCCGAGACCGTCACCTGCCGCTCGACGGTGGTCGCCTTGCCCCAGCCGTCGGTCACCGTCAGCACCACCGTGTACGACCCGGCCGCCGGGAACACGTGGGTGGCGCTCGCCGTGGTCGAGTTCGGCGTGGCGTCGCCCCACACCCAGCGGTAGGTCACCGTGTCGCCGGTGTCGGGGTCGGCGGACCCGACGGCCGAGAAGTTGCACGACAGGTTGGTGCAGGCCGGGGTGTTGAGCACGGCGTTCGGCGGCCGGTTGGTCGGCGGCTCCGTGATCGTGACCGTCTGCGTGGCCGTGGCGGTGACGCCCCACTCGTCCCTCGCGGTGAGGGTGATGGTGAAGGTGCCCGCCGCGGTGTAGGTCCTCGTCACGACCGCGCCCGAGCCGCTGCCGTTGCCGAAGTTCCATGAGTACGTCAGCGCCGTCGGGTTCTCGTCGGTCGAGCCGCGGGCGTCGAGGGTGCAGACGTTCTGGTTGCAGGTGACGGTGAAGCTCGGGACCGGCGGCTGGTTGCCGTCGGGCACCGTGACCGTCACGTGCCGCTCGGTCGGCACCGGCGTGACCTGGTCGTGCTGGTCCACCGCCCGCGCCCGGACCGTGTAGGCCCCGGCCGGGATCACCGGGGTCGTGTAGGAGAAGTTCGACCCCGGCGTGCCCGGGCTGTTGAGGAACGCCGAGCGCCAGCTGGCGGTCGTGCTGGTGAAGGTGCCGCTGGAGCTCATGTACTGCCCGGCGGCGTTCACGACGGCCACCTCGACCCGCTGCATGGCCTGGTCGTCCTCGGCCCGGCCGCTGATGAAGATCTTGCCGTCGGGGAAGGTCGCCCCCTCCGTGGGCGCGAACAGGTTGTCGGTCAGGACCGGCGGCTGGTCACCGGGGTAGATCCGGTACCGGGCCGTCGCCCCCGTCGTCGAGGTGTCCTGCTGGCCGGCGGTGTCGAAGGCGAACGCCGTGACCGCCCAGTCGCCCTGCGTCGGCAGGTCGACCGGGAGGGTCCAGGTGGTGCTCGTGCCGCCGGGGGTGGCGAGCACCGCGTTCCGGGTGGCGAACGCCGCGCCCATGGTGCCGCCGGGCTGGAGGTACCGGTTGGTGTCCTGGTCCTCGATCGCGACGCGGACCTCGGCCACGCCCTTGTCGTCGGTCGCGGTGCCGGCCAGGTCCAGGTGGAGCGACTGGCCACCGGTGACGGTCCCGGTGACGTTGAGCAGCCCGTTGGGCGGCGCGTCACCCGTGATCTGGGCGGCCAGCGTCAGGCGGCCCTGCATCGAGCCGGGGGTGCTGAGCCCGAGGTCGTCCTCGGCACCCACGGAGAAGGAGTAGGAGCCCGGCTGGAGGTTGAACGGGGTCGTCCAGCTCCAGTCGAAGGTCTTCCCCGTGATGTTGACCGGCGAGACGCGGTAGGCCCCGGCGATGACGTCGACGCCCCAGCTGCCGTCGGCGCCGAGGTTCTCCCGGGTCGTGGTGTTCCGCAGGCTGATGAACACCTCGCGCAGGTCCTGGTCGTCGGTGGCCGTCCCGGAGAACGTCACCGGCTGGCCCGGGGCGACCTGCACCGTGCCGACGGCCGTCGGCGGGGTCATCGTCACCGGCTTGCTGATGGTCACCGTCGGGGCCACCGCGTTGGTGGCCACCAGCCACGACCGGTCGGCGGTGTCCAGGTCGCCCTGGCCCGCGGTGTCGGTCGCACGTGCCATCGCCATCCAGGTGTCCTCGTGGGGGACCGTGATCTCCTGCGACCACGTCGTGGAGACGCCTCCGACGACGTCCGGGGTCACCCGGAAGGCGTAGTAGGTCGACGTAGCCGTGCCGTTCGCCTGCAGGTAGCGGTTCTGGGAGTCCTTGACCGCCAGCGTCAGCGAGTTGACGCCGATGTCGTCGGTCGCGTTGCCCGTGATCGTGAACGTCGTGGTGTTGATGACCGATCCGGACGGTCCCGTGACGTTCGTGCTGGGCGGCTGGTCGGCGGTGCCGAAGGTCTCGAACTTCTTCGTCGCCTTCGACGGGTCCTGCGAGCCGTTCGCCGCGACCGTGCGGGCCAGCACCTTCAGCTCCCGGTTCGAGGACATCGACAGCGGCAGGGTCCACCCCGTCGACGTCGCGCCCGGCGTCGTCAGGGTCGCGGTGATCGTGTTGCTGGTCGTGGTGCCCCACGTCGTGAGGTCGTCGTTGAGGTAGCGGCGCGAGCCGCGGTCCATGATCTCGACCTGGACGCTGCGCACGCCGCTGGCCGCGGAGGCCGTCCCGCTGATCGTGAACTCCTCGGCGACCGGCTTGATCCGGCCCTCGATCGGGTCGGTGATGGCGGTCTCGACGCCGTTGGCCGCCGGCACGGAGCCGAAGTCGAAGAACGCCAGCCGGCCGACGTTGAACTCGCCCTGCGTCGAGGCGTCACCGCCGGTCCACAGGCCCCGGGGGGTGAGCTCGATGTGCTTGTTGCCCTCGAAGGAGTTCGAGCCGGGGTTCCACTCCACGGCGGTGCCGTCCGCGGGGTTGAGCGCGCCCAGGTGCTCGCGCTTGACCACGGCGTCGCCGAGACCGTAGCCCGAAAGCCCCTGGCCGGTGCCGTAGCCCTGGTCGTCGAGCCCCGGCCACGGCTGCGGCGAGGTCGGCGACTCGTTCCAGGCGAAGTGGCCGCCGACGTACACCGCCTGCTCGGAGATCGCCACCGAGTAGACGCTGTCGAAGAGCCGCGAGATCCACATCGGCTTGACGTCGTCGCCGCCCTCCATCGGGAACGCGATGACGGTGTCGTTGATCGGCGGCCGGTCGCCGCCGGAGCCGCTGCTCACCGCGAACCAGGAGCCGTCGGGCGAGATGTCGCCGCCGTAGATGCGCTGGATGCCGCCGACGTACTGGAGGTTCTCCTCCCAGATCCGGCTGCGCCAGGCGGTGAGCTGGTTGGTCCGGGTGTTGATGATCGCCACGCCGTACCGGTCGTGGCCGTTGACCTGCCGACCGGTGTGGACGACCAGCAGCCGGCCCTCGTCGCGGGTCAGCTTGAGCCGCTGGACCGTCGTCGCGCCGTTGGTGCCGATGCCGCCGGTGATGTTGTTGACGAAGTCGCCCCGCACCTCGCCGGTGACGGCGTTGACCGCGACCAGCGAGCTGCGCGGGACGTTGTTCACCGAGGTGAACCGGCCGCCGGCGTAGACGGTGGTGTTGGTGACCGCCAGCTCCTGCACCTTGCCGTTGCCGTTGGCCTGGAACTCCTCCACCGGCGCGCCGGTGACCGGGTCGATCCGGGCGATCGCCTTGCGGGAGACGCCGTTGACGGTGCCGAAGTCGCCGCCGATGTAGAGGCGCTGCCCGTCGGGCGAGGCCTCGACGGCCTCGACGCCGCCGAGCCCGAGGACCGGGCGGAACCGGGCGTCGACCAGTCCGGTGCTGGCGTCGAACGCCGCCAGGCCGGCCTGCTGGTAGGTCGTCGTGCTGCCGTTCGCGCGGTTGGCGATCGTGGTGAAGGTGCCCGCGACGTACGCCCGGTTGCCGACGAACTCGATGTCCCAGATCTCGCCGTTGGCGATGTAGGGCATGTTCGTGCGCGGGGTGTCGGGGACGATCCGGGTGTGACCCGGGGCGGGGTTCACCGGCGAGGTGGCGACCGTCCGGGTCGCCTCGTCGCTGAGCACGCCGTCGCTCACGGTCAGCTTGACGGTGCGCTGCCCGTTGGTGGCGTAGGTGTGCGAGGGGTCGACGCCGTCACCGGTCGTGCCGTCGCCGAAGTCCCAGGTGTAGGTGAGCTGGTCCTCGTCGGGGTCGAAGGAGTCACCGGCGTCGAACTCGCAGGTGAGGCCGGAGCAGCCGGCGAAGAAGTCCGCCGTGGGCGCCTCGTTGGTCTCCGTGGCGTCCGTGCCGGGGTCGATCACCACCGAGAACAGCATCGACCGGGAGACCGACGCGCTCGTCGTGGCGGTGCGGCCGGCGGCGGTGCCGACGGGGACCTCCCCCGCCGAGTCGCCGAGCACCGTGCTGACCTTGCCCGTGCCCGTGGACGCCGCGGTGGTCCGCTGGGTGCTCGAGGTCGGCAGCGTCCAGGTGGTGCCGTCGGTCGAGGACTTCTCGCTCCAGACGTTGACCAGCCACGACTTCGCGTGCGCCACGGGGACGCTCGGGGTCGTGTGGCTCGTCCCGCTGACGTTGCTGCCGCCGACCGCCGAGGCCGAGACCAGCGCCGGGCCCGTGCTGCGGTAGGCGGCCACGCTCATCGCGGACTTGATCCACGAGGCCGTGGTGACCGTGACGTCCGCGCCGGCGTCGGCCGGGGTCGCGCTGCGGGTCCACACGCGGCCGCGGATGCCGGTGCCGTCGCGCGACTGCAGCAGCGTCCAGCCCGGGATGTCGGTCGGCAGCGCGACCTCCGTGGAGTTGGTGGTCAGGAACAGCACCAGCCGGTCCAGCGGCTTCACCGTCGCCGGGACCCGCACCGTGTGGGAGGGCCGGTTGCCGGCGGAGCTGGCCGAGCCGACGTAGGAGATGTCGCCCTGCACGACGCTGGGCGTCGGCGAGACCGTGCCGGTCGCGGTGTCGGTGTCGACCCCGTCGCCCACCGTGAGCGTGACGGTGCGCTGGCCGCCCGCGGCGTACGTGTGCTGCGCGTTGCGGCCGGTGCCGCTCTGGCCGTCGCCGAAGGCCCAGCTGTAGGTCAGCTCGTCGCCCTCAGCGTCGGTGGTGCCGGACGCGTCGAACGTGCAGACCAGGGCGTCGCAGCTCGAGGTGAAGGCTGCGGTCGGCGGCTGGTTGGGCGCCTCCTGCTCGGGACCGATCACGATCGAGGAGAGCGCCGTGCGGGAGACCGCGACGCTCGTCGTCGCGGTGCGTCCCGGCGCGGTGCCGATCGGCACGGTCGCGGCCGAGTCGGCCAGGACCGCGCTGATGCGCCCGGTGCCGGTGGCGGCGTTGGCGGTGCGCTCGGTCACGCCCGCGGGCAGCGACCAGGTCGCGGTGGTCGAGGACTTCTCGCTCCAGACGTTGACCACCCAGGAGTTGGTGCGGGCCACCGGCACCGACGGGGTGGTGTGGCTGGACCCCGAGGTGTTGCTGCCGCCGATCGCGGACGCGGTGACGTCGGCGCCGCCGGTGCTGCGGTACGCCGCCACGCCGACGACGGCCTTGGCGGTGACGCTGGTGGTGGGCGTCGCGTCCGCGCCGGCGTCCGTCGCGGTGGCGGTGCGGGTCCAGGTGCGACCGACGATGCCGTCACCGGTGCGCGTCTGCAGCGGCGTCCAGCCGGCCGGCGCGGTGATGGTGGCGGCCGTGGTGTTCGTGGTCAGGAAGAGGACGAGGACGTCGCCGGCCTGGACGGTGGCCGGGACGACGACGCGGTGGTTGGTCCGGGCGCCCTGGGTGCTGGCGGCGCCGACGAAGGAGATCTCGCCCTGGGCGACCGCGCGGGAGACGGTCACCGGCTGAGTGGTGGTGCCGGTCGCCGTGCCGTCGCTCACCGTGAGCCGGACCGTGCGGGTGCCGTCGGCGGCGTACGCGTGGGTGGGGGTGGCGCCGGTGCCGTTGCTGCCGTCGCCGAAGTCCCAGGCGTAGGTCAGCTCGTCGCCGTCGGCGTCGGTCGAGCCGGTCGCGTTGAACGTGCACGACAGCGCGTCGCAGGAGGTCGTGAACACCGGCTCGGGTGCGGTGTTGGTCGGCGCGGCCACCTCGCCGGGCGCCACGACGACCGAGAGGAGGGAGGTCCGGGAGGCCGCCACGTCGGTGGTCGCCGTCCGCGCGGTGGGCGCTCCCACGGCCACGGGGCCCGCGGAGTCGCCGACGACGCCGCTGATCTTGCCCGAGCCGGTCCCTGCGGCGGTGGTGCGCGCGGTCGTGCCCGCCGGCAGCGTCCAGGCCAGCGTCGAGGAGGACTTCTCCGCCCAGGCGCTCACCAGCCAGGACCCGGCCTGGGTGACGGCGGCCGGGGGGGTGGCGTGGCTCGTGCCGCTCGCGTCGCTTCCCCCGATGGCGGAGGCGACGACCGACGCGGCGCCGGTGCTGCGGTACGCCGAGACGGCGAGCACCGACTTCGCCAGCGCGCTGCCGGTGACGGTGACGGTCGAGCCGGCGTCGGCGGCCGTGGCCGTCCGTGTCCACGCCCGGCCCCGGACCCCGTCCCCGTCACGCGACTGCAGCAGCGTCCAGCCCGGCAGCGTGTCCGTGACGGTCGAGGTGGTCGAGTTCGTGGTGAGGACCAGCACGAGGGCGTCCCCCGCCTGGACGGCCGCCGGCACCCGCACGGTGTGTGCGGTGCGGTTGCCCGCGGTGCTGTCGGCCGCGACGAAGTCGACGACCCCGGGGGCCGCCTGCGCCGGCACGGTCGCCGCGGTCACGACCGTCACGGCGAGGGCCGGGACCAGGGCGACGAGCACGGTGAGGAGCACGGTCAGCAGGCGCCGCCGGGGCGGCAGGACGGAGGAGGAGGTGCGGGACACCTCGGGAGGCCGGGGCACGGAACGGGACACAGGAGCTCACCCACCACAGAGGGACGACGACCACCGGACAGCGGCCTAGCCGCATCGTCGGCGCGACCGGGACCCCACCTCATGCCCAAATTTGATCGACCTCGCGGCGACCGCGTCCGGCGGTCCCGATCGGCCGGACCCCACCACCTCCGCCGACCCCACCTCACCGAATTTGGGCATGCGTCCCCGGGCGCCCGGCCGGAGATTGGGGCGAGCGGCCCACGCCGCGTCACCCGAGGAGACGCCCATGAAAGTGCTGCTCGTCAGTTCGTCCGGAGGACACCTGGCCCAGCTGATGTGCCTGCGGCCCTGGTGGGACGGGCACGAGCGGCACTGGGTCACCTTCGACACCGAGGACGCCGTCAGCAAGCTCGAGGGCGAGCAGGTCACCTGGGCGCACCACCCCACGACCCGCAACGTGCGCAACCTCGCCCGCAACACCGCGCTCGCC
This window harbors:
- a CDS encoding SigE family RNA polymerase sigma factor; the encoded protein is MRVRGRDDTEFTEFVVLHSDRLYRSAYLLTTSPHAAEDLLQTTLAKAFAGWRRLRTADDPVAYCHRILLNTFLSDRRLRRSGELPVGELPGRDAAGTATPSADVADRVTLMAALAELAPLDRAVVVLRFWHDASVATTAAHLHLTESAVKNRTGRALRRLRDLLADDIDLPRSTS
- a CDS encoding bifunctional 3'-5' exonuclease/DNA polymerase, yielding MVRIRLARLPGERVLVVGDGPPGERERVLDAADLAAYVAEREAADGPRWVWDDTARWYPPLLAAGVRVERCHDLRLARRVLRRAPAVDVRLLAGDEAEHWDRLAPSAPSDPALFAVEDTAEHLRADLEDARQLAAATASPEPARLGLLLAAESAGALVAAEMTWAGVPWRTDVHERLLVDLLGPRPPRGARPQRLEALAGEVRAAFDAPGLNPDSRLELLAALRRAGLDVTDTRAGTLRRVDHPGIEPLLRYKRLAHLFSTNGWSWIDQWVRDGRFRPSYQPAGSATGRWSSNGGGALSFPVQVRSAAVADEGWVLVVADVAQLEPRVLAGMSGDRALARSARGADLYQGMVDDGAVASRNDAKLGLLGAMYGATSGESGRMVAELTRRYPAAFGLVEAAARAGERGEVVRTLLGRGSPGLGDAWDRDPDDPPLDPDGEARRRRAHGRFTRNFVVQGTGAEWALCWIADLRNRLWRLGGTGPVTSRPHLVLFLHDEVVVHAPAGLAAAVVAEVTEAAAAAGRLLFPGAALDFPLSVSVVRSYAEAGKGGAAGEDGAAGEDES
- a CDS encoding PKD domain-containing protein, translated to MSRTSSSVLPPRRRLLTVLLTVLVALVPALAVTVVTAATVPAQAAPGVVDFVAADSTAGNRTAHTVRVPAAVQAGDALVLVLTTNSTTSTVTDTLPGWTLLQSRDGDGVRGRAWTRTATAADAGSTVTVTGSALAKSVLAVSAYRSTGAASVVASAIGGSDASGTSHATPPAAVTQAGSWLVSAWAEKSSSTLAWTLPAGTTARTTAAGTGSGKISGVVGDSAGPVAVGAPTARTATTDVAASRTSLLSVVVAPGEVAAPTNTAPEPVFTTSCDALSCTFNATGSTDADGDELTYAWDFGDGSNGTGATPTHAYAADGTRTVRLTVSDGTATGTTTQPVTVSRAVAQGEISFVGAASTQGARTNHRVVVPATVQAGDVLVLFLTTNTTAATITAPAGWTPLQTRTGDGIVGRTWTRTATATDAGADATPTTSVTAKAVVGVAAYRSTGGADVTASAIGGSNTSGSSHTTPSVPVARTNSWVVNVWSEKSSTTATWSLPAGVTERTANAATGTGRISAVLADSAATVPIGTAPGRTATTSVAVSRTALSSIVIGPEQEAPNQPPTAAFTSSCDALVCTFDASGTTDAEGDELTYSWAFGDGQSGTGRNAQHTYAAGGQRTVTLTVGDGVDTDTATGTVSPTPSVVQGDISYVGSASSAGNRPSHTVRVPATVKPLDRLVLFLTTNSTEVALPTDIPGWTLLQSRDGTGIRGRVWTRSATPADAGADVTVTTASWIKSAMSVAAYRSTGPALVSASAVGGSNVSGTSHTTPSVPVAHAKSWLVNVWSEKSSTDGTTWTLPTSSTQRTTAASTGTGKVSTVLGDSAGEVPVGTAAGRTATTSASVSRSMLFSVVIDPGTDATETNEAPTADFFAGCSGLTCEFDAGDSFDPDEDQLTYTWDFGDGTTGDGVDPSHTYATNGQRTVKLTVSDGVLSDEATRTVATSPVNPAPGHTRIVPDTPRTNMPYIANGEIWDIEFVGNRAYVAGTFTTIANRANGSTTTYQQAGLAAFDASTGLVDARFRPVLGLGGVEAVEASPDGQRLYIGGDFGTVNGVSRKAIARIDPVTGAPVEEFQANGNGKVQELAVTNTTVYAGGRFTSVNNVPRSSLVAVNAVTGEVRGDFVNNITGGIGTNGATTVQRLKLTRDEGRLLVVHTGRQVNGHDRYGVAIINTRTNQLTAWRSRIWEENLQYVGGIQRIYGGDISPDGSWFAVSSGSGGDRPPINDTVIAFPMEGGDDVKPMWISRLFDSVYSVAISEQAVYVGGHFAWNESPTSPQPWPGLDDQGYGTGQGLSGYGLGDAVVKREHLGALNPADGTAVEWNPGSNSFEGNKHIELTPRGLWTGGDASTQGEFNVGRLAFFDFGSVPAANGVETAITDPIEGRIKPVAEEFTISGTASAASGVRSVQVEIMDRGSRRYLNDDLTTWGTTTSNTITATLTTPGATSTGWTLPLSMSSNRELKVLARTVAANGSQDPSKATKKFETFGTADQPPSTNVTGPSGSVINTTTFTITGNATDDIGVNSLTLAVKDSQNRYLQANGTATSTYYAFRVTPDVVGGVSTTWSQEITVPHEDTWMAMARATDTAGQGDLDTADRSWLVATNAVAPTVTISKPVTMTPPTAVGTVQVAPGQPVTFSGTATDDQDLREVFISLRNTTTRENLGADGSWGVDVIAGAYRVSPVNITGKTFDWSWTTPFNLQPGSYSFSVGAEDDLGLSTPGSMQGRLTLAAQITGDAPPNGLLNVTGTVTGGQSLHLDLAGTATDDKGVAEVRVAIEDQDTNRYLQPGGTMGAAFATRNAVLATPGGTSTTWTLPVDLPTQGDWAVTAFAFDTAGQQDTSTTGATARYRIYPGDQPPVLTDNLFAPTEGATFPDGKIFISGRAEDDQAMQRVEVAVVNAAGQYMSSSGTFTSTTASWRSAFLNSPGTPGSNFSYTTPVIPAGAYTVRARAVDQHDQVTPVPTERHVTVTVPDGNQPPVPSFTVTCNQNVCTLDARGSTDENPTALTYSWNFGNGSGSGAVVTRTYTAAGTFTITLTARDEWGVTATATQTVTITEPPTNRPPNAVLNTPACTNLSCNFSAVGSADPDTGDTVTYRWVWGDATPNSTTASATHVFPAAGSYTVVLTVTDGWGKATTVERQVTVSAG